A window of the Cheilinus undulatus linkage group 21, ASM1832078v1, whole genome shotgun sequence genome harbors these coding sequences:
- the hmgxb4a gene encoding HMG domain-containing protein 4a — protein sequence MAFEEIKDMGMDGERGLVAGRSQREKRRSYKDLLREEEEIAAQVRKSSKKRPKDSELFMLGGDSHKKKKKHSDDYYYREHDHSGPPPHKKKHKSADRSPTLSSPSSSHPADTAMGLLQAITSPLATGSDPSPHLHKKPSYPSFSSHSSKDRKRESSGGGSGSKGSHSSHSRPMSSSSSSSKKHSSSSSKSSLFHGGAPKEEPLTLREADGLKMKLIMSPEKEEGESFPFTPHSSKGGVKKEKDRDRMQMSKSPKKKLQQSRDPLPVVGKEVEVEGHYGGGMGDDSSSSGGELEAGELVIDDSYTHLSKKKKKSKKSKKKKDKEKDRDKEKSGKDKKHSKGFGDSSRSHSHSHPTVTHSSVGPMYAMGTPVPPHHHQSSDGVPEKKKKKKEEKDRDKHEKDKDKPKKKNTTAYQVFCKEYRVNINAEQPGLVFGELSKKLAEVWKAMPEKDKLVWRQKAQYLQHKQNKAEATTVKHKSASEGKSKVVGSGTGMVSPNRAPGTLSLSPARVPDVDPIDAAAHLQLLGESLSLIGHRLQETEGMVAVSGSLSVLLDSILCALGPLTCLTAQIPKLNGCPRNVLANTLDNIAYIMPGL from the exons ATGGCTTTTGAGGAGATAAAGG ACATGGGGATGGACGGAGAGCGAGGCCTGGTAGCGGGTCGGAGCCAGAGAGAGAAGAGGCGGTCGTATAAAGATCTGctgagagaagaagaggagatcGCCGCTCAGGTCAGGAAGTCTTCCAAGAAGCGGCCCAAG GATTCAGAACTTTTCATGCTTGGAGGAGACTcacacaaaaagaagaagaaacatagtGATGACTACTATTACAGAG AGCACGATCATTCAGGTCCACCTCCTCATAAGAAAAAGCACAAATCTGCAGACCGCTCCCCGACCCTTTCCTCCCCCTCATCCTCCCACCCTGCGGACACAGCCATGGGCCTCCTACAGGCGATCACTTCCCCTCTGGCCACAGGTTCAGACCCCAGCCCCCACCTTCACAAGAAACCTTCCTACCCCTCCTTCTCCTCGCACTCCTCCAAAGACCGTAAACGCGAGAGCAGCGGCGGCGGCAGCGGGAGCAAAGGCAGCCACTCCTCTCACTCCCGCCCCATGTcgtcgtcctcctcctcctccaagaagcattcctcctcttcctccaagTCGTCTCTGTTCCACGGCGGAGCTCCAAAGGAGGAGCCGTTAACGTTACGAGAGGCTGACGGGCTGAAGATGAAGCTCATCATGTCGCCGGagaaagaggaaggagagagctTCCCATTCACGCCTCATTCTTCAAAAGGAGGCGTGAAGAAAGAGAAGGATCGAGACAGGATGCAGATGTCAAAGTCGCCGAAGAAGAAGCTGCAGCAGAGTCGAGATCCGCTGCCTGTGGTGGGGAAAGAAGTGGAGGTGGAAG GCCATTATGGAGGGGGCATGGGAGACGACAGCTCCTCATCGGGGGGCGAGCTGGAGGCCGGTGAACTGGTCATAGATGATTCGTACACGCACCtgtcaaaaaagaagaagaagagcaaaaagagcaagaagaaaaaggacaaagaaaaagacagagacaaGGAAAAGAGCGGGAAGGACAAGAAGCACAGCAAAGGGTTTGGAG ACTCATCGAGGAGCCACAGCCACTCCCACCCCACAGTCACTCACAGCTCTGTGGGGCCGATGTACGCCATGGGGACGCCTGTGCCTCCACACCACCATCAGAGCAGTGATGGCgtaccagagaagaagaagaagaaaaaggaggagaaggatCGGGACAAGCACGAGAAGGACAAAGACAAG CCGAAGAAGAAGAACACGACAGCGTATCAGGTGTTTTGTAAGGAGTACAGAGTCAACATTAATGCAGAACAGCCCGGACTAG TGTTTGGTGAGCTCAGCAAAAAGCTGGCCGAGGTGTGGAAGGCAATGCctgaaaaagacaaactg GTTTGGAGGCAGAAAGCTCAGtatctgcagcacaaacagaacAAAGCTGAAGCCACCACGGTCAAACACAAGAGTGCCAGCGAGGGCAAAAGTAAAG TTGTGGGATCGGGAACAGGGATGGTCTCTCCAAACAGAGCGCCCGGCACGCTGTCTCTGTCTCCGGCTCGAGTCCCTGACGTCGATCCCATCGATGCTGCGGCTCACTTGCAGCTCCTGGGAGAGTCGCTGTCTCTGATTGGACACAGGCTCCAGGAAACAGAG GGGATGGTGGCGGTGTCCGGGAGTCTCTCCGTCCTTCTGGACTCGATCCTGTGTGCACTCGGTCCGCTGACCTGTCTCACAGCACAGATACCAAAGCTAAATGGATGTCCTCGAAACGTCCTG GCAAACACGTTGGATAACATCGCCTACATCATGCCTGGACTGTGA